ACCGGGCGACCGTGGGGGGTTTCCGGTGTGACCCCGCGCATAGGACCCACATCACTTACGACCTCGGCTAGTGGACGGATAAGACCGCTGTAAGCGGGTAGCCGGGGCGTTTTCGGTGCCCTCCGCACCCCCCGTCGCAACGAAGCGGGATAGTACGTCACACCTTTGCCACAGGATTTTGCAGCCGCTAACAATTGCCCAGTCGCACGGCGCCGTCGAACGAAAAACGGCGCTCACCGCGCCAGTCCGGCCCTTGCGACTCACGCGATTGGAAGAGGTTCAGCTCACTCATGCGCTCCCCCATCTCTGGTTATAGCCGCCTGACCAAGGCCCACAAGTTCTCCATGGCCGGTATCGCCGCAGTCGGCGCCGCCTCCCTGGCCTTCGCCGTCGTCCCCGGTGCCGCCGCCGACGAGGACAAGCAGTCCGTCGCCGTGAAGCCGGTCGCCTGGAGCGCCTCCGAGTTCGGTACGGAGCACCAGCAGAACGAGCTGACCAAGCAGTCCGACAACGCCGCCAAGGTGGCGAAGTCGCAGGCCGAGGCCAAGAAGAAGGCCGACGCCGAGGCCGCCAAGGCCAAGGCCGACAAGGAGCGCGCCGACAAGGAAGCCGCGAGCCGTTCGGCCGCGCGCAAGCCCGCCCCGGTCGCCCCCGCCGCCCCGGCGAAGAAGACCTACGCGAACAACCTCGACGGCTGGATCAACGAGGCGCTGGACGTCATGCGCG
The window above is part of the Streptomyces syringium genome. Proteins encoded here:
- a CDS encoding transglycosylase SLT domain-containing protein translates to MRSPISGYSRLTKAHKFSMAGIAAVGAASLAFAVVPGAAADEDKQSVAVKPVAWSASEFGTEHQQNELTKQSDNAAKVAKSQAEAKKKADAEAAKAKADKERADKEAASRSAARKPAPVAPAAPAKKTYANNLDGWINEALDVMRAKGIPGSFEGIKRNILRESSGNPRAINNWDINAINGVPSKGLLQVIDPTFKAYHVEGTSWDIYDPVANITAACNYAADKYGSMDNVNSAY